A single window of Tiliqua scincoides isolate rTilSci1 chromosome 10, rTilSci1.hap2, whole genome shotgun sequence DNA harbors:
- the CSF3R gene encoding granulocyte colony-stimulating factor receptor produces MAATLKPAGQLLRWSIFLFLLPGGVLPCSNLTVNSPVILGTEVTASCTIWRNRCPVRLDGDIQIVWKLDEEFLQGVQYSLNHGAESSNITIRPLNRTVTALSCYVKRNKTLHLMNLTQIHAGYPPPQPHNLSCVMNFTTMNLTCHWDPGQDGLLPGGEVTLTRFISRSNCSARHDPLLVCRQPVTQNFCIIRRASLQLFQNMIFQVTVKNGLGVVQSEPLCADPMDLVKLDPPVIQAIQSIPEETDCVAVEWEAVRGNVFKQICDMRYRMESNQEWMLVYNITSPPEKTLQCGFLLGTRYQFQMRCRKHPLGYWSDWSPTKNFTTHEKVPSGELDTWWTVKSTEDEKGIEVQLLWKPMKSNETNGKILGYQATLGTRQYHHKKLPVLCNTTEMHCSFSLPPGNRRINLMAYNKRGLSPPTAVFLFEKEGQPVSKFQVHPEDENRFQVCWNPPGLPTTGYIIEWHKSCGFLDQLSDNNISWTKVQNGNITHTLIQENIEPYQRYNISIYPLYMDGVGRAQYVEAYTVQKAPSEAPKLQAGSISKSTAELHWEPILVEKQNGFITNYTIFWTGTNEEMSSAIMSSSLNKFTITGLRPSRMYRVHIMASTVAGSANGTTVTLYTKALDDIDILTVYTLVGLLLFMIIILIICFQKSKRMKTQFWPSVPDPANSSLGRWAPAILQEEVLQAPKACELSPTILSAILVIEADEKKCLSCGKSEPTVKALEDGPTASPVSYSHKAPRPASYMNSPESVQYATVVGDSYRSQEETSSSFYMRSNSTQPLLSDLVPSPKPYENLCFHSDQAHGDCSFQEDVIFLDRVLIDFPLLQGLKISGDEDLNQLRKL; encoded by the exons ATGGCAGCCACTCTAAAACCTGCAGGGCAGCTGCTGCGATGGTCCAttttcctcttcctgcttccagGAG GAGTGCTACCCTGTAGCAACCTCACTGTGAACTCGCCGGTCATCTTGGGAACAGAGGTCACAGCTTCTTGCACCATCTGGAGGAACCGCTGCCCTGTCCGCTTAGATGGAGACATCCAGATCGTGTGGAAACTAGACGAGGAGTTCCTCCAGGGTGTCCAGTACAGCTTGAACCATGGGGCGGAATCTTCCAACATCACCATCCGTCCTCTCAACAGGACTGTGACTGCCTTGAGTTGCTATGTGAAGAGGAACAAGACACTCCATCTTATGAACCTAACTCAGATCCACGCTGGAT ATCCACCACCTCAGCCCCACAATCTCAGCTGTGTCATGAATTTCACCACAATGAACCTGACATGCCACTGGGACCCCGGGCAGGACGGCCTTCTCCCAGGCGGCGAAGTTACCCTGACGCGCTTCAT AAGCCGGAGTAACTGCAGTGCCCGCCATGACCCCCTTCTAGTCTGCCGCCAACCTGTGACTCAGAACTTCTGCATTATTCGTCGCGCCAGTCTCCAGCTCTTTCAAAACATGATTTTCCAGGTGACGGTGAAGAATGGCCTGGGAGTTGTGCAATCAGAGCCACTCTGTGCAGACCCCATGGATTTAG TCAAGTTGGACCCGCCAGTCATCCAAGCCATCCAGTCCATCCCAGAGGAGACAGACTGCGTGGCTGTGGAGTGGGAGGCAGTGAGAGGCAACGTCTTCAAGCAGATCTGTGACATGCGCTACCGGATGGAGAGCAACCAGGAATGGATGCTT GTCTACAACATCACCAGCCCCCCCGAGAAAACCCTGCAGTGTGGCTTCCTCTTAGGCACCCGCTACCAGTTTCAGATGCGCTGCCGGAAGCATCCGCTCGGCTACTGGAGTGACTGGAGCCCAACAAAGAACTTCACCACCCATGAGAAAG TGCCTTCAGGAGAGCTCGATACCTGGTGGACAGTGAAGTCCACGGAAGATGAGAAGGGCATAGAGGTGCAATTGCTGTGGAAG CCCATGAAGTCGAATGAGACCAATGGCAAGATTCTGGGCTACCAGGCTACACTTGGGACCAGGCAGTACCACCACAAGAAGCTGCCGGTTCTCTGCAACACCACAGAGATGCACTGCAGTTTCTCGCTGCCTCCGGGAAACAGGCGGATTAATCTGATGGCCTACAATAAAAGGGGCCTGTCTCCACCCACTGCAGTCTTCTTGTTTGAGAAGGAAG GTCAACCTGTGTCCAAGTTCCAAGTCCACCCTGAAGATGAGAACAGATTCCAGGTGTGCTGGAATCCCCCAGGGCTACCAACCACCGGCTACATCATTGAGTGGCACAAAAGCTGTGGCTTTCTGGACCAATTAAGCGACAACAACATTAGTTGGACCAAAGTGCAGAATGGAAACATCACACACACCCTGATTCAAG AAAACATTGAACCTTACCAGCGGTACAACATCTCCATCTACCCCCTCTACATGGACGGAGTGGGGAGGGCCCAATATGTGGAAGCCTACACCGTACAGAAAG CTCCATCTGAAGCCCCCAAACTTCAGGCGGGGAGTATCAGCAAATCAACAGCTGAGCTTCACTGGGAACCAATCCTGGTTGAAAAACAGAACGGCTTCATCACCAACTACACCATTTTTTGGACTGGCACCAATGAGGAGATGAGCA GTGCAATTATGAGCTCCTCTCTGAACAAGTTCACCATCACAGGTCTCCGACCTTCAAGGATGTACAGGGTTCATATCATGGCCTCTACAGTGGCTGGGAGTGCCAATGGAACCACTGTGACACTCTACACCAAAGCATTGG ATGATATAGATATCCTCACTGTGTATACGCTTGTTGGGCTACTCTTGTTCATGATCATCATCCTGATCATCTGCTTCCAAAAGAGCAAGAG GATGAAGACTCAGTTCTGGCCCAGTGTCCCTGACCCAGCCAACAGCAGCCTGGGCAGATGGGCACCAGCGATCCTGCAGGAG GAGGTCCTCCAGGCTCCAAAAGCCTGCGAGCTCAGCCCAACCATTCTTTCTGCCATCTTGGTCATTGAAGCGGATGAGAAGAAATGTCTTTCTTGTGGGAAGAGCGAGCCCACTGTGAAGGCCCTGGAGGATGGGCCCACAGCTTCCCCTGTGTCTTATAGCCACAAAGCGCCAAGGCCAGCCTCTTACATGAACAGCCCGGAGTCTGTCCAGTATGCCACTGTGGTTGGGGATAGCTACCGCAGCCAAGAGGAAACCTCGTCCTCCTTCTACATGCGCTCCAATTCGACACAGCCGCTCCTCTCTGACCTGGTGCCCAGCCCGAAGCCATACGAGAACCTGTGTTTCCACAGCGACCAAGCACATGGAGACTGCAGCTTTCAGGAAGATGTTATTTTCCTGGACAGGGTCTTGATTGATTTCCCTTTGCTGCAGGGCCTGAAGATTAGTGGGGATGAAGACCTGAACCAGCTCCGGAAGCTGTAG